Below is a genomic region from Henckelia pumila isolate YLH828 chromosome 3, ASM3356847v2, whole genome shotgun sequence.
gttattttatttcttttttttgcaGGTTCATCAGCGTACACCAATATTCATTGGCAGTACAGACGAAGTTGAGAAACTGGAGAAGTATTTACGTTAGAAAATTCTGAAATTCTGTATATAGAACTTGGTAGAATCTAACAATATTTTAGATTGAGAACAGAATAAGttcattttcaaaaaaaaaaaaaaaagagaacagAATAAGTTCTGATAAATTTTATCATAAACCTATGCACTGCGGCATGATTCACCAAACTTGAAATGTATTGCTTTATATTTTTTGAACTATTGAAATATATTGCTTCGATCACTGATTTGTGTTCATTTATTCATTTTCTATATTTTCTCTGTTTCCCTAGTCGTACGTACTACGTACCAATAAGGCAATACGTTTTATTATCATATAAGAGTTTCAATTTTATTACTGGTTGCATAAAATGGTATGCAGCACAAATCTAATATCATTCGTATTTTTATATTAACTTCAAGTTTGGATGTCTTCAATTCAATTAGCCAGAATCAAAGCATTTaaaaatgcttaaaaaattGTTATTATGCATGCATTcataattttgtaaaaaaaatatttgcaaaCACTACTGGGTTTGGTTGGATAAGccaacatgaaaaaaaaaacatatattttatttttaaaaaatgattttcttaaaaaatatagcgttttattacaaaaataatttttaaaaaatacttattagaatataaaatttttggtattttgGTTTTTGCTtctaatttcattttttaaaaaaatcttaaaaaacAGTTTTCTTCTTTATCCAAACAAAAAAACTACTTATAAAAACACTTTAAGAGATCGACTTTTTGAAGTTGCTGTATCCAAACTCAATCATTTCACTTGAAGTTTTACATAGTTTAATTTAATTACAAATACAAATTggataatatattttgaaaaatacgatatatattgattttaataaaaacaaatatattgaGAAGAAATAAATTTTACAGTCTCTTCTTtcccaaaaaaacaaaaaaaaaaatttacagtcTCCATCGCCCCTATCCACGTATCAAAACCCAATCTTTCATTGCTTCCACGCAGCTGAACCCAGAGAGCAATCGAGCAATCAATCGAAAGAAACTGCACAGAATTCCACAGCAACACGCTTGAAGACGAAGGAAGATGAAGCAGGGGCTTCTTCCATGGAGTCCTTGCACATATTCGGCCTCCATTTCACTCTTACTACGACCCGCCACCACTTTCAAGCCCGAATTCCCCAGACCCAATTGCACAGCTGTCACTCTGACTCTGAATTCAGTGGACGAAAGCCCGTTGACGGCTCGAGAGAGAAGGCAGATGAAGAAAGAGAATAGGGAGAGCAAGCCCGCTTACAACTGGAAGGAAGAGGTGGAGGAGAGGCTTATCAAGAAACCCAAGAAACGCTACGCTTCCTGGACGGAAGAGCTGAATTTGGATTACCTCGCATTGCTCGGGCCCCAGTGGTGGATCGTCAGAGTTTCCAGAGTTTCGGGCCAAGAAACTGCTGAAAGGATGGCGCGTTCAATGGCCCGAAACTTTCCTAGTTTGGATTTTAAGGTAGTTAGAGCTCGGACTAACTTTCTTATCTGATATGAAAATTGGGCTTGGATTTTGGTTTTGCTTTTGAAAGTTGAATGAGAGCCTAACAGTATCTTAGCTCATCAGGTCAAGATGTTTCAGTCATTCTAATCTTGTCAGAATCTACCTGCAGATGGTTTCAAAACATGTGGAGGGTTAAAAAAATTGTTCTAGTTTAGATTTTTTGATAGTTTTGATTGAATAttcatgtttgaatttttaatAACTTGGTTGTCGTAAGGTTTTTCGACTTTCGTTCAACATGTTACAATTACCTAAGTTGCGCCCGGATCGAAGGATTTGAGGCATCTCAAATCCATTGTATATTATTGGTTCAAAATTAGAATGAAATGTCTGAAATCTCTTATGTTAAGCTAATTACATTTTTTTGTTTCACTTTTAAATTCCAATATAGTCATTTCAAATCCATGGATATCAAATGGTTTGATATGAAATTCATCCACAAAGCGAAATCCATCATCCAAATGCAACCTATGATTCACATCCTGCAATAAAGATGTCAACTTTCAAGGTGATTTGGGGTGGtaacaaattttatttgatatctACAAGTCATGCGCGATGATCAATACATGTACAAAGAATTATAGGATCCTGGATGAGAAAGCTGACTTACCTGAAATTGCTTTATATGAGTTCATTTTTGTACCTCTTGATTGTTTGTACTCGAAGTGATTTTGGCTTGTCCTTTAGGTTGATTATCTTCCAGGAACAGAGTACTTCTAACTTGTTTGTTAAAGTCACCACATTGCCAGTTTTTTACCTAAATTTGTAGCTTTCTTCAATGATGATGTGCAGGTTTACGCTCCTTCAGTCCACATcaaaagaaaattgaagaatgGATCAATCTCTAGTAAACCAAAACCACTCTTCCCTGGATGTGTGTTTTTGAGATGTGTAATGAACAAGGAGTTGCACGACTTTATACGAGAATGTAATGGGGTTGGAGGGTTTGTTGGATCCAAGGTCGGAAATACGTAAGGAACCTC
It encodes:
- the LOC140891673 gene encoding uncharacterized protein — encoded protein: MKQGLLPWSPCTYSASISLLLRPATTFKPEFPRPNCTAVTLTLNSVDESPLTARERRQMKKENRESKPAYNWKEEVEERLIKKPKKRYASWTEELNLDYLALLGPQWWIVRVSRVSGQETAERMARSMARNFPSLDFKVYAPSVHIKRKLKNGSISSKPKPLFPGCVFLRCVMNKELHDFIRECNGVGGFVGSKVGNTKRQINKPRPVEADDMEAIFKQAKAEQEKADQAFEEQQQTEGTQDSEIINAMSPLVLKDDAQSNTTTTARGRGKKGAKKTMVGKAMSFEPGSTVQVASGSFAGFSGTLKKISETGLATIGFTLFGKETLADIDASEIVRETTRQIANADL